The region ATTGACCAGTTGGTGCAGGCCTTTGTACCCATAGCCGAACAACGCGGGATTACCCTCAACTACCAGACCGATGTATCGGGGATGTGGCTGTTCGACGCCGAGAAAGTTGGTCAGATCGGCTATAATCTGCTGGCAAACGCCATTAAGTTCACTACCGGGCCCGCTACACAAAAAGCTGGTTCCACACACGTTACAGTCCGGCTGGAGAACGGTTCGCCCATCCGGCTCTCTGTCTCGGATACGGGCATTGGTATTCCGACGGCTAATTTACCCCATATCTTCGACCGTTTTTATCAGGTAAACTCGCTGGTGCGACCGCTGGAACCCGGCACGGGCATAGGCCTGTCGATGGTTAAGGAACTAACGGAACTGATGGGCGGTACGGTATCGGTCAGCAGCAGTACAGGTACCCCCACGACACCGTCGGGCAGTACCTTCGTTGTCGATTTGCCAATATGTCCTTTATCAACCGAAGAGGGTGTTGTCGACGACAGTTTCTCCATACGGGACTGGTTTCCGCTGCGAGCAACCGAGCCGGATACCGAATGGGGGTCTATAACTCCTCCGGAGGATGCTCCCCTTGTTGTTGTTGTGGAGGATAATGATGAACTCCGCACCTTTCTGGCCGAAGAACTGACAAACCACTACCGGGTACTGACGGCCGCTTCGGGTGAACGGGGCTGGACAATGATCCAGACCGAATTGCCCGACGTCGTTATTTCTGATGTAATGATGCCGGGCATGGACGGGTATGCTTTAACCCAACTCATCAAAACTACACCGGCCACCGATCATATTGCGGTTATCCTGCTCACCGCCAAAGCAGCCAGTGACAGTCGGCTGGCCGGTCTCCAGCAAGGAGCCGACGACTACCTGACCAAACCTTTCGTTATCGAAGAACTGGTGTTGCGGCTGCGCAACCTCCTGGCTCGTCAGCAACGGTTACGTACGCTTTATCAGCAGCAACTAGCCCGCCCCGAACTGCCCCAACCTATAGAAACCGTTCAGGACGGATGGTTAAGAACCTTATTCACTGTGCTGGATGAACACCTCGACGACTCCTCATTTACCGTGGAGCGGCTGGCCGAATGTATGGCATTGAGTAGTAAAACGCTGCTCCGAAAAGTGCAGTCGCTCACGCAACTGTCGACCAACGACCTGATCCGGCGGTACCGTTTACGCAAAGCCGTCGACCTACTCCGGGCCGGACACGGTGTATCCGAAACCGCTTATATGGTTGGCTTCGATACGCCCTCGTATTTCGGTCAGTGTTTCAAGGAGATTTATCAGGTTACGCCTAAAGATTTCGCCATCTCAACAAAAGCGTAATCCGTCTCCCGGCGCTTTTATAACCCATACTGATTTTGTAAAAAGCCACCAGAGGTTTGGGTAATAGAGTTTAGTCGTATAACGATTTAACTCTATTACCTAAACCTCCGGTGGCTATCAACATGGCGTTCCGATAAGACTATCGCATAGTTTAACTTACTTTTTAATAAACCGGCCTTTCAGCAATTTAAGGTCGGGCGTAACAACCTGGTATACATAAATACCCGTTGGTAATGTCCCTGTCTCCACCCGGACTTCATTAACAGGAGTAGCTGGAATTACATGATTAACACGCTGGCCATCAATAGAATAAATACTCACTTCAGATATGGCCAGGTCCGAATTCGTCAGGCGAAGGAATAGTTCATCTACACAAGGCGAGGGCGACGATGAAATTTCCCGCACCGTCGTTTCCAGTCCGGCGGTCAGCCCCGACAGTTCGACGCCTTCGCGGGCACCAGCCACCGGCTGAAACTCGTAGGCCCCAATATCTATAGCTGTTCCCTTGGGCCGACCATTACCGGCAAGGTCGGTAGTCATAGTACAGTACGTATTCAGGATTCCTTTATCGACCAGTGGAGAGCCTTTCAGTGGCCGGTAGTTTGCATCAACAATACTGGTTGTTAAGGCTGTACTTAGGGAAGATGCATAATAATTGGCCGACTGCGTTATCTGGTAACCTGTTATCAGCTTAACTAACTTGCCCGTTCCTGCCTGAATTACTGCATTGTTGGTCATGGTTGTCTGATCCAGCTTATTATAGAAACATAACCCATCCAGTACTGAGTTAACAAAGGTATTATTGGTAACGATCAACGGATTACCGCTGGGTGTTCCGGCCCGGTTGTCGCAGAACAAACCGTATCCGCCAACATCTGTGACCAGGTTGTTGTAGATCAGATTCTTACCGGAGTGACCAACAAATATGATTCCATTTCCACCCACATAGCGCACGGTATTATTGTATAGTCGGCCGGCAGAGCCCCCAGACGCCTGAATGCCGTTGTTCTGATACTGCTGAAACGGGGAGATCCCGGCATGGTTGATTACATTATTATATACCTGGTAATCTGGCGCACAGGCATATTGGATACCTTCGGCACCGGTGCGCTCGACCAGATTGTTGTAAATGGCCAGACCATAAATGTTGTGCGGATAAACCACCTTGGTCACACCATCACAGGTCTTGGTAATGCCGCTGTTCCAGAATGAGTTGCCGATGTACATCCCCTCGCCGTAGGTATCGTGTATGTAGTTGTCGTGTATCTTGATATTGTACATCGCGAAGTTGCCCCGCCAGGTAGCCGGATCGCAGGTAGGGTCCATCTTGATCATGATCCCGGCAAATCCGGTGCTCGAGACTTCGACCCGCTCAATTTCGAAATTGGAGCTAAAGCCCGTCACGTTGACGCCCGATGCTCCGCTGGGAGTTTTAGTGAGTTGAATGCCGTATTTGTAGCGGCTGTCGCCCGAGCCGGTAAGCTTGACGTACTTACTGTCATAAAACTGGATACCGTTGGTGCCGGTCTCAGTACCGACCGTAACAAGCCCACCGCAGTTAACAATTTTAATAGGCTGGGTGGCAGAGCCAACAATATTTTTGAAGTACAGGTACGAATAATTACCGGCTGCTACACAAATTGTCTGACCAGGTTTGTAGCCTAGCGCCTTACCATCATACATGGCTGCTTTCGAGATGGTAACGTTACAATTACACGTTTGGGCTATCACCGAATGGCTGGTAAGAACCAGGTAAACAACCACCAGCAGAGATAGACCTGAAGTATTAAACTTCCTTACTTTACCAATACATTTAGTTAACATATTTAATGAACAGTTAACTCTAAATAAATCATTATACATGTTTAACATCTTATAAGTACATATTACGGTTTAAGTGCATATATATGGCAATAATTTTACTAATACAAACTATAGTAAATTAATTATATAGAATATCAGTACTTATTTTAATTACATATATTAATAATAAATCAATATAAATTATATAGTACACTTAATTGATCACAAAGGGAGATTTTCAACAAAACGATTTTTGTCATTTAATAGTAAAATTTACTAGGTGGTCAGCTTTTTTTAATCACATTACTAACAAATGGCTCGTATTCAGTTACATCTGAGCAAAATTAGCTACGCCAGTCAGATGGGTACCACAGGTAGTCAGACGTATAAATCTGACACACGCAACACGTATTAACCTATACGTCTGGCAGGGTTCGATAGCTCTATCGATTTTAGAAAATAGCTTTCCTGGGAGTTCAGGAAAAGCTTAACATATTTTAACGGCCTGCTAATCAAGCTACAGAGCGAACAAACCCGATTCCTGAATACCTTCACGGCCGTAAAATCCAAACCCATTGTCCGCTTGCGTTGAAGAACCCTAACCCGCTCGGCTTATGCTACAGAATTACCTAAAAATCGCCTTTCGAAACCTGGCCCGCAGGCGGTTCTACGCGCTCGTCACCCTGCTCGGGCTTACGGTGGGCATTACGTTCCTGCTGCTTATTGGCAGCTATATTCAGGGCGAACTGGCCGTTAACAAAACCCTCCGACATGCCGACCGGCAGTATCTGGTGCAAAGCCGCTGGAAGGTGCCCGACATGGGTATGGACATCACAACGCTGGCGCCCCTGGGCCCTACGCTTAAGCAGCGATATCCCGGTTTGGTTGCCAACTACTACCGTTTTTATGGCGTTTCAGCCAACATCTCGACAGGCGAAAACCATTTTCGGGAGTCAATCCAGATCGGCGACTCTACCCTACTGGCCATGTTCGGTTTTCCGCTAGCCTTTGGCGATCCCCAAACGGCCCTGCTGGCTCCTAACTCAATGGTGATTACGGCAGCAATTGCCCAAAAGTTTTTTGGCAGAACGGATGTTCTCCGCCAACAACTGACCGTGCAGACGCCGGTGGGGGGTAAGCAGGTATTCACCATAACGGGTGTTTTGGAGCCACTGCCAACCAACAGTGTGACGCAGTTGCTTCAGTTGCCCGATCAGATTTTTATATCGCTGCGCAACGTCAGTTACTTTACAAACGAAGCGGGTATGCGCTCCTGGCAGAATCAGTACATTCCGACCTATCTGGAACTACAGCCGGGCGTAACGCCGGATCAGCTAGCGAAGCCCCTTGCTCAAGTACTGGCAACCGATGTCCCAACTGGCTTTAGAGAAAACCTCAGCCTCGATCTCAGCCCTCTGGAAACATTTTATATAAAAGCAGGAAATGGCCTGGTCGAAAAAATGATATTGACCTTGCTCATCATCGCTGTATTTATCCTGCTGATGGCCGTGGTCAATTTTGTAAATATCACCATTGGTATGTCGGCAACACGACTGCGGGAAATTGGCGTCCGGAAGGTACTGGGTGGCCTGAAAAAGCAGGTGATTGCCCAATTTCTGGCCGAAGCAATCCTGTTAACCACGGGCGCTACGCTACTGGCGTTGGGGGGTTATGAACTTTTCCGGCCTACGTTTGCTACGTTGCTCGACAAGCCAATATCATCTCTGTTAAGCTGGTCACCTTATGCTTTTCTGAGCCTGGTGGTTCTTGTTGTGATCATCGGTTTGCTGGCCGGTAGCTACCCTGCCTTTGTACTGTCGGGGCTGCCGTCTGTTGAGTCACTGAAAGGAAAACTACTTGCATCGGTGCAAAAAGGTATCGGATTGCGTCGGGCGTTGGTTGTCTTTCAGTTTACGGTGGCCATTCTGGTTTTTGTTGGCGCGGTCGTCATTAGTCGACAGGTTTCTTTCTTTTTCAACAAAGATTTAGGTTATCAGAAAGAGCAGATACTAACCGTGTCGTCGGTGCCCCGCGACTGGTCGCCAGCGGGTGTGCAACGTATGATAGGGATACGCAATCAACTGGCCCGTATTCCGGGCGTTCAGGATGTGAGTTTTTCATTTGAAGTACCGGATGGCCGAAGCAGCGGCAGCAGCCAGTTATTCCCTCAGGGCCGCGACAGTACGGATGCGATAACGGCCGATGTGCTGACAACCGACGAACGGTTTGCACAAACTTACGGGCTAACGATGCGGGAGGGAGCTTATTTTGGCCCCACGGATGCAGATTCGTTACACGCTGTGCTGAATGAGTCGGCCACGAAGGCGCTTGGCTGGACCAATCCGGCAAAAGCAATAGATCAACTGGTTCGGTTTCAGGGCAGCAACCGGGTTTACCGGGTGAGCGGCATTGTAAAAGACTTCCATTTTGGATCTTTGCATCAGGCCATCAAGCCACTTATTTTCCTGAACGTTCGGAGCAACACGATATACCGCAACTTCTCGTTCAAAGTAGCGTCTGGTCCATCTGCTACGGGACTGAACAGCCATTTACCCGAAACCATAGCGGCCATCAACCAAGAATGGGCACGACTGTTCCCCGACGCCCCTTTCGAGTACTCGTTCATGGACGATACCCTTCAGAAGCTCTACAGAACCGAAATTCAATTGCAAAAGGCATCGCGGCTGGCAACCACGCTGGCCCTAATCATCGTGTTACTGGGTGTGCTGGGACTGGTGTCGCTGAACGTGACCCGCCGGACAAAAGAGATTGGTATCCGCAAAGTGCTGGGTTCTTCGACGTTCGGCATCGTCAATCTGTTCATGAAAGAATTTGTCCTGATTCTGGTGATGGCCAACATCATCGCGTGGCCCGTAGCCTATTACCTGCTGAGCGACTGGCTCACACACTTTGCTTATCGGACCGATTTATCCTGGTGGCCTTTTGCGCTGGTGGCGGGCTGTTTAGCCCTGTTAACCGGATTGATCGTGAGTACGCAAACGATTAAAGCGGCCCTCGCAAACCCGGTGACGTCGTTGCGGAGTGAGTGATGTACCCACGGGCTTTATCCCGTATGTATTGACATAAAACACGGGATAAAGCCGAACGCAGCCCCGGCCGTGGGTACATCTACAAAAACTGGTTCAGGTCCAGTTGCAGGATTTCGGAGAAGGAGGTTTCTGTAGCTATGCCATTATCACCTTTACGGTACCGAAACCAATGTTCTGTTCGGTAATTATAGACGAAGCCTTCGAGAATATCGTAGGGGAAATCTTCGATTAAACTAACCACTTTTTGCAAGTCCCCTTTCAGGCCACGGGTATGACAAACTTCAATAATAACCGGTATATGATCACGCGCTTTATCATATAAAATCAAGTCAGGAGTGGGCGGTCCGTCGTAACGGCTTGTTCGACCTTCGTCGAGCATCGTTTCGGGCAACGGCTCTAATGAAATGGCTTTATCATAATAAAACAGTTTACCTAAGCCAACATTCAACTTACTGATAACGCGCTGGTGATCCATAGGCGCATTTACGCCCATTTCATCTTCATGAACCATTGATAGGCCGTGCGAGACTTTGTACATAGTTAATTATGGTAAAGGTTACAACCTGGTGTGCTTACAAAAATTGATTCAGGTCCAGTTGGAGGATGTCGGAGAAAGAGGTTGACTGTGTTAATCCGTCACCGCCCGAACGATAAAGAACCCAGGTTCCGGCTCGATAATCGTAGATAAATCCCTCCTGAATGCCATAATCACCATCGTCTATCAACTGAATAACTTTACGCAAATCACCTTTCAACCCGTTTGTATGGCATACTTCAATAATAATTGGCGTTTGTGATGCCGAATTATCTCGCAACGATATGTCTGGCACTGGACTAGCCTTCCCTTCATCAAGCATTGTTTCGGGTAATGGCTCCAGTGATATTGCCTTTTCGCGGTGATACAAGACACCCAAACCAATCGTCAGCAGCGAGATGATACGCTGATGATCAATGGGTGCCCATATGCCTAAATCTTCAGCAGCCAATGATGTATCTATAGCAGCAGGAAAGTACATAAACTGTTGTTTTTAACAAATCTAACGAAAAAAGTGATGTTTCAGTCCTACCTCAAGATCGCCCTTCGCAACCTGCGTTCGCAACGCAGTTACACCCTGCTGAACATCCTTGGCCTGTCGATTGGCATGGCCGGAGCCCTCCTTATTTTCCTGTTTCTGCGCCACCACCTGAGTATCGACCGGCACCACGCGAAACTCGACCGCATCGTCCGAATCAATACGGATATGCACCTTCCCGACGGTTCTATCGAGTACAATCCGGAGTCTCCTATGCCCCTGGTAGAAGCCTTACGCAAAGACTATCCGCAGGTTGAACAGGCCGCTTTCCTGATGATGAACCGAGAGCTGACCGTTGGCGTCAGACAAGCCGGAAAGGGAACAGTCCGGCGGTTTCTGGAGCACAAAGGCACCGGGTTAGTCGAGCCGGAATGGTTTGACATATTGGATTACAGATGGTTACAGGGTAACCCAAAAACAGCTCTTCGTCAGCCCAACAGCGTGGTACTGACCGAGACCTGGGCCAAAAAGTACTTTGGTAATACCAATCCCATTGGACAGACCCTCACGCTTAACAACAAAATCGATGTGACGGTCACAGGTATCCTGGCTGACCCACCACCCATGACCGACACCGATCTCGGCCTGTTTGTGTCGATGGCTACCCTGAAGGAATTCGACCCGACTTATGAAGTCGATAACTGGTGGTTCCTTAACAGCACTAACCGGGTTTACGCAACCCTCAAAAACTCACAAGCGGCTACAAGCCTCGAACAATCGTTTCCGGCACTCGCCAAAAAGCATTATGGGGCCGATGCAAAGGTTTTCCAGCTCCATATCCAGCCTCTGCGGGACATCCATACCGATGTAAAGCGGGGCGGTGAGACCATTCGGCCTTCCCTAATCTGGTCGCTGGGTGTCATTGGGGTGCTGCTGATTGTGGCGGCCTGTATCAACTTCATCAATCTGGCTACGGCACAGGCACTCCGACGCGGTAAAGAAGTGGGCGTTCGCAAAACCCTGGGTAGTTCGCGAAGGCAGTTGATTGGTCAGTTCTTGCTGGAAGCAAGCCTGATCGTTTTTGCCGCTGCCGCGCTGTCCCTACTGCTGGTTGCCATGCTGCTCCCCTTCTTCTCGGACTGGGTCCAACTAACTTTATCCTTCCGGCCTGACGGCCTTACGATGCTGTTCATCGGGTTACTGCTAACGAGTATCATCCTGATTGCCGGTGGCTATCCGGCTGCAGTACTGTCGGGGGTGTCGCCCTGGTCAGCGCTGAAAGGGAAACTTACCGGTGCTTCAGGGCACGGCTTTACGGTTCGGCGGGTGCTGGTTGTGAGTCAGTTTGTTGTTTGTCAGGCATTGATAATCGGGGCGCTGGTCGTGGCGAATCAGATACGGTATATACAACGGGCCGATCTGGGATTTCGGAAGGACAACATCGTGGTGGTTACGATGCCCGTCAACCAACAGGCGCGTCTGGAAGCGTTCAAACAAAAACTCTCCCAGTATACCGACGTACAGTCGGTCAGCTTCAGCCACCGCCCACCGGCCAGCGACCAGATGTATGGCGGCTCCATCAAGTTCAACGGCAGTAACGACTGGTCGGTATTCCCTGTTCGGGAACGGTTGGCCGATGCCGATTATGTGCGCACTTACGGCCTGACGCTGGTTGCCGGGCGCAACATCGTACAAAGCGACACCATCCGCGAATACCTCGTCAACGAGTCTCTGGCTCATCAGCTTGGCTTTCAAAATCCACAGCAGATAGTGGGCAAAAAACTACAGTACTATCATTCGTCGGTGCCTCTGCCCATCGTGGGCGTCGTAAAAGACTTTCATCAGAAATCACTTCGGGAAGCTATAGCTCCCTGCCTGATTGCCAGCAAAGCCGATTGGTACGCCCGGGTGGGTATACGTATTTCGGGCAAAAACCTGACGCAAACGCTTCAGCACATTCGGCAAACGTGGCAGCAGATATACCCCGAGGAAGTGTTCGAATACCAGTTTCTGGACGATCAGGTCGCTAAATTTTATGAGACTGAAAACCTGATCGCCCGACTCATCAACGCCTTCACGGGCATTGCCATCCTGATCTGCTGCCTGGGGCTATACGGCTTGGTGCTGCACATTGTTGGCCAGCGGACCAAAGAGATCGGCATTCGGAAAGTGCTCGGCGCGAGCGTCACCAGCATTGTAGCGCTACTTTCAGCCGAGTTTTTGAAACTGGTGGCGGTGGCCATTGTCATTGCCAGTCCGCTGGCGTGGTGGGTCATGAACCAGTGGCTACAGGACTTCGCCTACAAAACCGACATCGCCTGGTGGGTATTCGTGCTGGCGGGCATACTGGCCGTGAGTATAGCGCTATTGACCGTCAGTTTCCAGAGTATTAAAGCGGCTTTGGTGAACCCGGTGAAATCGTTGCGGTCCGAATAGGAACGCGGGGTGTAGAGACAAGGCATGCGTTGTCTCTACCTTACAAAATTAAAACTGTTTCAGGTAGCTGATTTTGGCGATGGCGTGGTCTTCGGTTTGGGTTCTCTGCTGTAAATTCTGAAAACCCCGATGGTTGAGAACGACATACACGTACGACAGCGGCTGGTACTCCCACGACAGACGGATGTTGTAATTCTGCGACTGGTTTTCTGAATTACGCTGGTAAAAGCCGATCAACTGAAGGCGGGGGTTTAGGGCAAATCGCCCTTCGATGGCATACAGATCGACGGTTGCGCTGGTTTTATCCTCGCCCACCTCAACGAAGCGGTTCCGGTTAAAACGCCCCGACAATGAGAAATGCGGGATGGGCGCAAACTGCACCGTCCAGTCGCCCGAGTTCAGCTTTCCGCCGAAATAGGTTCCCCAGTTATACATAGTCTGGATATTCAGGATGCGCGACGGGTCGGTGCTGGCGTAGATCTGGTGACGCACATAATTGAACTGACCCGTTTGAATTTTGACACCCAGCGGTTCAAATACCTCGGTAAGCTGCTGATAGGTGGGCGTGATGCTGTAGCCAAAATAGGCCCCACTCTGGAGGTTCAGCCAGATGGGGTAAACTGTCCAGGTGCGCTCGATGAGTTTGCCGGTGGAAGCCTGATGATAAAACTCCGGGAAAACGCTCGGCTCCCACGCCCGTAACCACTTCTTGAACGGCAGCCGCCGACCCCGATACCACCAGAAGATACCGGGTGTAGTGGCAATGACGTCATTGCGCGAAACAAAGCCCAACTCCGGGTCGTAATCCTTCGTGACGATGGACTGCGTCCACCAGATTTTGAATTGGTTACTCACATAGAAATACTGCGCATAAGCCGAAAAGCCCTGTTTTCCCGTTCGGGCCGAGGTCGAATAGGACGCCAGCGTGTTGAGCGAGTGTGATTCGCCCAGCCGGAAAAAGCCGTCTATCGTACCAACGACATTCGAGCCGTCGGGTCGGTCCTTGACCGTCAGCAGGCCCCCGATATGGTGCTGTTTGCCAAAATTCTCCGAAAACCGCCCGACAAAAAAGTTGGTAGCGGGCGTATCGTCAACCCCTCGCTGCCGCATTAGAATGGCCCCGATGTTTCGTTTCGAAGAGCGATACACAAACCGTCCGCCCACATCAATCGGGATAGGGTTCCCGCTATCGTCCAGGCCAATCCGGCGGCTAAAAAATGGCTGGATGCGCATATTCCCACCCGACTCATCCAGATTCCGGCTGATACCCACGCCAAACAACGAGGCATTTTCCAGAAAAAACTGTCGCCGTTCGGGGAAGAACACCGAAAACCGGCTTACGTTATTCACCTGCCGGTCGGCATCAGCCTGAGCAAAATCCGTGTTAGCGGTGAGGTCCAGTACCGCGTTTGGATTAATGGCCCATTTGAGTTCGCCCCCGAGTTTAACTTTTGTCTCCTCGGGCTTTACGGACGCATCGAAGCCGGTATACCGGTCGTAGGACGTCAGGACATACGGCTGTATGCGGATATTTGGTTTCGGTGGTGGCGGCTGAAGGTTAGCCAGAATACCGGCATAATCCATCCGAAACGACGAAAAAGAGCGTGGGTACGGCGAAAACGCGGAGATTTCGTTCGTTAGTCGTCGGTTACGGTAGATATTAAATCCCCAGTTCTGCACCGCTTCGGTTGTTTTGGGATAGCGCAATGTCTGCCACGGAATAGCGATTTCAGCCACCCAACCCGAATCACTACGGGCGGTACGCACCCGCCACAGGCCATCCCAGTCAAAGTCGTAATAAATATCGTCGAAGGATAGGAAATCGCGCTGAACACCGTAGGGATTGGTGGCAAAGGCCATGGCATTGCGCCGGTCATTGAACCCATCGAACGACAGGTTGACCAGATCATGCTGCGTATAGTTGAAATCACGCTTGAAATCGGTAGCCCGGATGGCCTTTTTGCCCAGCGAATCCCGCAAAACAATCCCGAAATAGAGAAACTGCTTGTTATACAAAACCCGCACGTCCGTTTGGTGGTTGGGGCTTTTGCCCTGATACGGTTCAATCTGAATAAAGCCCGGAGACGGTTTCGTTTTCTTCCATTCAGGATCATTTAGCAGCCCTTCAACCTTCAGAGACGATTTAATCTGCACCGCTTCAATAACCCGCCGAACCGAATCGGGCTTGAAAATAGTCGCATCCTGGGCAAACGAACGAAGGGAAATCAACAATAATAGCGTAGAGAGTCTTTTCATTCACAGAAGTTTAAGACTACAAAAGTCTGTAAAATGCTTAATTGTACAGTTAAGATCAATAAATTAGTGTTGTCGATAAGTTGATCTCAAAACGCCCTATATGATGAGAAAGCAGTTTTATTGATTAAGTACAAAACTAGGTTAAACTCTCCAGCCGCGTTACACACTCATTAAAGTGCGGACATTCTTGCCGGAGAACAGGGAGGGTTATATCTTTCAGAATCAGAATGCCGTCCGTTATTTTATTATAACTCGAACAAAGTGATAAAATTCGCTTCGATGGAGCGGTAAGCGGACTGTCATTAATCTCTTCCGGCGTTTGGTAAGCCTTTCTTATCGCAGTTAAACTACCTGTAGGCAGGTCAGGATGGTCGAGTTGAAGCCAGTTTTCGGTATGTGCAGGATCAGCAAAAAGCAATGCTTCAAACTCGTGCAGCTGCAAATAGGGGATGAACCGATAATGACCAATACGATCCTCAAATGCCTGTTCGAGCCGAAGCACCCGGTCATACGAACGAAATAACCGAGTTTCATTAAAGGCTGGGAACTGACTGTCTAAGCCATACAGATCAATAAGTGTCGTATGCCAGGCCGTAGGATCTTCGCTTAGCCACTGCCGTATGTCAAACTCAGCTTTCCCAAAGTTGGTGTAACCACCTCGTTGGGTTTTACTAGTGCGTAGTCGGCGTACATCGGCGTAGATACCCAATGGGAGTAAATGAGGACGTAGTATCTGATTAACAAACTGCTCTTCAGCATGGCCCTCGGCCGTTATATTAAGTCGAATCATGGGGTGCCGCCAATTACGTTTTTCTCCCACAGATCACCTAAACTGTACTCGGTAAGCCAGGTGGCTAGTACATCCGTCTCCAGTCGTCGGAAGGTAGAGTGGCCAGGGCGGCCGTCCGCATCTTCACGATCAACAACAATTACATCGTCGGGCGCGAAGGCATTGACCAGATTGACGCTTTGTGTGGACACAATGACCTGCGTACGAGACGAGGCTTTTTTCAGCAAACCCGCTAACAGAGCTAATGCTGTCGGGTGCAAACCCAGTTCAGGTTCATCCAGAAGTATAAGGTTGGGTAGTTTTGGCTGTAGGAGTAAAGTTACCAGACAGATGAACCTCAGTGAGCCATCAGAAAGGTCACTGGCGTTAAAGCGCATATCGGATCGGTTATCCTGCCATTCCAGCAAAATTTTCTGCTCATTGTATGGGTTGGGCCGAAAGATGAAATCACCAAAAAAAGGCAATACCAATTTTATTGTACTGACAATTCGTTCGTAGTGTTTCGGTGATTTCTGCTGCATATACCACAGGAAAGCCGCCAGATTACCCGCATCGGCCCGCAAGAAAGCAGTGTCGCTTATATCACTCAATTTCTTGACAGGAGCTTCGGCACTAGTATCGTGAAAATGATAGACACGCCAATTCTTTAGTTGAGCACTAATCACCTGACTGACTTTGAATGAGTTCTTTGTTAAAAGTGACTCTTCTTTTCCCTTCGAAAAACGAACTCCCTCTGTCGTAATAGGCCCTGTAATGACATTAGTTTCTTCAAACTCAATTATAAGCCTATCGTCCTGAGCTATTATTAAGGATAATTCGTACCAACTGTCATTAAAGGTTAAGATGATTTTTATTTGCTTCGTCTCCCGGCTCCCATAATGAAGCAACTTATCTGCCCCGCCTTTTACGGCTGTGTAAACTTGTAGGCGCTGGTTGATAATTTCATGCAGAAAGCGAAACAACTCTATAAAATTTGACTTACCTGCACCATTCTGCCCAATCAAAATA is a window of Spirosoma linguale DSM 74 DNA encoding:
- a CDS encoding histidine kinase (PFAM: ATP-binding region ATPase domain protein; response regulator receiver; helix-turn-helix- domain containing protein AraC type; histidine kinase A domain protein~SMART: ATP-binding region ATPase domain protein; response regulator receiver; Helix-turn-helix, AraC domain; histidine kinase A domain protein~KEGG: pat:Patl_1836 two component AraC family transcriptional regulator) — protein: MGTKILVIDDEPDIEPLLLQRFWLTIREGIYQFKFARGGYEAISLIKAEPDYDVLLVDINMRDMDGLTLLSYLPDLLPNGRAVMVSAYGDMDNIRTAMNRGAFDFVCKPINFKDLELTVEKTARHVHQLRESARTKLAADLKTHFFDNITHEFRTPLTLILAPVERLLRQWSEHQGTQRDLIAIDRNARQLLRLINQLLDLAKLEVGHLQVNPQPGYLSEFIDQLVQAFVPIAEQRGITLNYQTDVSGMWLFDAEKVGQIGYNLLANAIKFTTGPATQKAGSTHVTVRLENGSPIRLSVSDTGIGIPTANLPHIFDRFYQVNSLVRPLEPGTGIGLSMVKELTELMGGTVSVSSSTGTPTTPSGSTFVVDLPICPLSTEEGVVDDSFSIRDWFPLRATEPDTEWGSITPPEDAPLVVVVEDNDELRTFLAEELTNHYRVLTAASGERGWTMIQTELPDVVISDVMMPGMDGYALTQLIKTTPATDHIAVILLTAKAASDSRLAGLQQGADDYLTKPFVIEELVLRLRNLLARQQRLRTLYQQQLARPELPQPIETVQDGWLRTLFTVLDEHLDDSSFTVERLAECMALSSKTLLRKVQSLTQLSTNDLIRRYRLRKAVDLLRAGHGVSETAYMVGFDTPSYFGQCFKEIYQVTPKDFAISTKA
- a CDS encoding hypothetical protein (KEGG: scl:sce0710 hypothetical protein), yielding MLNMYNDLFRVNCSLNMLTKCIGKVRKFNTSGLSLLVVVYLVLTSHSVIAQTCNCNVTISKAAMYDGKALGYKPGQTICVAAGNYSYLYFKNIVGSATQPIKIVNCGGLVTVGTETGTNGIQFYDSKYVKLTGSGDSRYKYGIQLTKTPSGASGVNVTGFSSNFEIERVEVSSTGFAGIMIKMDPTCDPATWRGNFAMYNIKIHDNYIHDTYGEGMYIGNSFWNSGITKTCDGVTKVVYPHNIYGLAIYNNLVERTGAEGIQYACAPDYQVYNNVINHAGISPFQQYQNNGIQASGGSAGRLYNNTVRYVGGNGIIFVGHSGKNLIYNNLVTDVGGYGLFCDNRAGTPSGNPLIVTNNTFVNSVLDGLCFYNKLDQTTMTNNAVIQAGTGKLVKLITGYQITQSANYYASSLSTALTTSIVDANYRPLKGSPLVDKGILNTYCTMTTDLAGNGRPKGTAIDIGAYEFQPVAGAREGVELSGLTAGLETTVREISSSPSPCVDELFLRLTNSDLAISEVSIYSIDGQRVNHVIPATPVNEVRVETGTLPTGIYVYQVVTPDLKLLKGRFIKK